From one Catellatospora sp. IY07-71 genomic stretch:
- a CDS encoding NADP-dependent isocitrate dehydrogenase, with protein sequence MAKIKVNNPVVELDGDEMTRIIWKQIREQLVLPYLDVELEYYDLGMEHRDATDDQVTIDAANAIKRHGVGVKCATITPDEARVAEFGLKKMWKSPNGTIRNILGGVVFREPIIMSNVPRLVPGWTKPIVIGRHAHGDQYKATDFVVPGPGKVTITYQPADGSEPMELTVADFADGGVAMGMYNFDESIRDFARASLRYGLARNYPVYLSTKNTILKAYDGRFKDIFAEVFETEFKSEFEAAGITYEHRLIDDMVAAALKWEGGFVWACKNYDGDVQSDTVAQGFGSLGLMTSVLMTPDGKTVEAEAAHGTVTRHYRQWQKGEKTSTNPIASIFAWTRGLAHRGKLDGTPEVTNFANTLEQVIIETVEGGAMTKDLALLISRDAPWQTTEEFMNTLDTNLARRLGA encoded by the coding sequence ATGGCGAAGATCAAGGTAAACAACCCGGTCGTGGAGCTCGACGGCGACGAGATGACCCGGATCATCTGGAAGCAGATCCGCGAGCAGCTCGTCCTGCCCTACCTCGACGTGGAGCTGGAGTACTACGACCTGGGCATGGAGCACCGGGACGCCACCGACGACCAGGTGACGATCGACGCCGCCAACGCGATCAAGCGGCACGGCGTGGGCGTCAAGTGCGCCACCATCACCCCGGACGAGGCCCGCGTCGCGGAGTTCGGCCTGAAGAAGATGTGGAAGTCGCCGAACGGCACCATCCGCAACATCCTCGGCGGCGTGGTGTTCCGTGAGCCGATCATCATGAGCAACGTGCCCCGCCTGGTGCCGGGCTGGACCAAGCCGATCGTCATCGGCCGGCACGCCCACGGTGACCAGTACAAGGCCACCGACTTCGTGGTCCCCGGCCCCGGCAAGGTCACCATCACCTACCAGCCGGCCGACGGCTCGGAGCCGATGGAGCTGACCGTCGCCGACTTCGCCGACGGCGGCGTCGCCATGGGCATGTACAACTTCGACGAGTCGATCCGCGACTTCGCGCGCGCCTCGCTGCGCTACGGCCTGGCCCGCAACTACCCGGTCTACCTGTCGACCAAGAACACCATCCTGAAGGCGTACGACGGCCGCTTCAAGGACATCTTCGCCGAGGTCTTCGAGACCGAGTTCAAGAGCGAGTTCGAGGCCGCCGGCATCACCTACGAGCACCGGCTCATCGACGACATGGTCGCCGCGGCGCTCAAGTGGGAGGGCGGCTTCGTCTGGGCGTGCAAGAACTACGACGGTGACGTGCAGTCCGACACCGTGGCGCAGGGCTTCGGCTCGCTCGGCCTGATGACCTCCGTGCTCATGACGCCCGACGGCAAGACCGTCGAGGCCGAGGCCGCGCACGGCACCGTCACCCGGCACTACCGCCAGTGGCAGAAGGGCGAGAAGACGTCGACCAACCCGATCGCGTCGATCTTCGCCTGGACCCGGGGCCTCGCGCACCGCGGCAAGCTGGACGGCACCCCGGAGGTGACCAACTTCGCGAACACGCTGGAGCAGGTCATCATCGAGACCGTCGAGGGCGGCGCGATGACCAAGGACCTCGCGCTGCTGATCTCGCGCGACGCGCCGTGGCAGACCACCGAGGAGTTCATGAACACCCTCGACACCAACCTGGCCCGCCGCCTCGGCGCCTGA